A single window of Marinobacter sp. LA51 DNA harbors:
- the argS gene encoding arginine--tRNA ligase, protein MKETVSDLLQSALAALQSEGTLPADQAFTPQVGNTKDKSHGDYACNIALVASKAAGCPPRKLAEALIEKLPESDAVQKVEIAGPGFINFFMSTASAFEVVNTILEQSTQFGRNQTGQGEKVQVEFVSANPTGPLHVGHGRGAAIGDCLCRLLEANGYQVTREFYYNDAGAQINNLALSVQSRVKGLTPDDDSWPADGYRGAYIVDVANAYLAGETVTADDREVTAKADPENQDAIREFAVAYLRREQDLDLKAFGVHFDVYFLESSLYEEGKVESAVNRLQENGYTYEHDGAMWLKTTEFGDDKDRVMRKKDGGYTYFLPDVAYHLDKWQRGFSTVINEQGADHHSTVTRVRAGLQALDAGIPKGWPDYVLHQMVMVTRSGQEVKISKRAGSYVTVRDLIDEVGRDATRFFLAARRVDSQLTFDIDLARSQTNENPVYYIQYAHARICSVLRKLSEEGIQRGLNECVGDLSLLTLDEEKDLANQLAKYPELIANSAAQREPHHLTHYLRELAGQFHTYYNAHKVLIEDTAVRDARVSLYLAVRQVIANGLDLLGVSAPEEM, encoded by the coding sequence ATGAAAGAGACCGTTTCCGATCTGCTCCAGTCCGCGCTGGCCGCCCTGCAATCCGAGGGCACGCTGCCCGCAGACCAGGCCTTCACGCCGCAAGTAGGCAACACCAAGGACAAGTCGCACGGGGATTACGCCTGCAACATAGCCCTGGTCGCCTCGAAAGCAGCGGGCTGTCCGCCCCGGAAGCTGGCTGAAGCACTGATTGAAAAGCTGCCGGAAAGCGATGCGGTCCAAAAGGTGGAGATCGCCGGCCCTGGCTTTATTAACTTTTTCATGAGCACCGCCAGCGCGTTCGAGGTGGTGAACACCATCCTCGAGCAATCCACGCAGTTTGGCCGGAACCAGACGGGTCAGGGTGAAAAAGTTCAAGTGGAGTTTGTCTCGGCCAACCCAACCGGACCATTGCACGTTGGCCACGGTCGCGGTGCGGCGATCGGCGACTGCCTTTGCCGGCTGCTCGAAGCCAACGGATACCAGGTAACCCGCGAATTCTACTACAACGATGCCGGCGCCCAGATCAACAATTTGGCGTTGTCGGTGCAGTCCCGGGTGAAAGGCCTGACGCCTGACGATGACAGCTGGCCCGCCGATGGCTATCGTGGCGCCTACATCGTCGACGTCGCCAACGCCTATCTGGCCGGCGAAACGGTCACCGCGGACGACCGTGAAGTCACCGCCAAGGCTGACCCTGAGAACCAGGATGCAATTCGTGAATTCGCCGTCGCCTATCTGCGCCGGGAGCAAGATCTCGACCTGAAAGCCTTTGGCGTGCACTTTGACGTGTATTTCCTGGAATCCTCGTTGTACGAGGAAGGCAAGGTAGAGTCCGCGGTAAACCGCTTGCAGGAAAACGGCTACACCTATGAGCATGATGGTGCCATGTGGCTGAAGACCACAGAATTTGGCGATGACAAAGATCGAGTCATGCGCAAGAAGGACGGTGGCTACACCTACTTCCTTCCGGATGTGGCTTACCACCTGGACAAGTGGCAGCGTGGTTTCTCCACTGTGATCAATGAGCAGGGTGCAGACCACCACTCTACCGTAACCCGGGTACGCGCCGGATTGCAGGCGCTGGACGCCGGTATTCCGAAAGGCTGGCCGGACTATGTTCTGCATCAGATGGTGATGGTGACTCGCTCAGGCCAGGAAGTGAAAATCTCCAAACGTGCCGGCAGCTATGTCACGGTGAGGGACCTGATCGACGAAGTGGGCCGGGATGCCACCCGGTTCTTCCTTGCGGCACGTCGGGTTGATTCCCAGTTGACCTTCGATATCGATCTGGCACGCTCGCAGACCAATGAAAACCCGGTGTATTACATTCAGTATGCTCATGCCCGGATCTGCAGTGTCCTGCGGAAACTGTCGGAAGAAGGCATCCAGAGAGGGCTCAACGAGTGTGTCGGCGACCTGTCCTTGCTGACCCTCGATGAGGAAAAAGACCTGGCCAACCAACTGGCCAAGTACCCGGAACTGATTGCCAATTCGGCAGCCCAACGGGAACCGCACCACCTGACGCATTATCTGCGGGAGCTGGCTGGCCAGTTCCATACCTATTACAACGCCCACAAGGTGCTGATTGAGGATACCGCCGTTCGCGATGCCCGCGTCAGCCTCTACCTCGCCGTCCGCCAGGTGATTGCCAACGGGCTCGACCTGCTGGGTGTCAGCGCTCCGGAAGAGATGTAA
- the hslU gene encoding ATP-dependent protease ATPase subunit HslU, which produces MSAMTPREIVHELNKHIVGQDEAKRSVAIALRNRWRRMQLDSSLRDEITPKNILMIGPTGVGKTEIARRLAKLADAPFLKVEATKFTEVGYVGRDVESIIRDLADMAIKMLREQEMKRHDNRALDAAEDRILDALLPPARDFKEDSQRPDDSSTRQLFRKKLREGELDEKEIEIDLSNSGGGVEIMAPPGMEEMTNQLQSMFSNLSSDKRKTRKMKVADALKRVKDEEAAKLVNEEEIKQKAIQAVEQNGIVFVDEIDKVAKRSENTSSDVSREGVQRDLLPLIEGSTVSTKYGAIRTDHILFIASGAFHLSKPSDLIPELQGRLPIRVELQALTPEDFKRILTEPDASLVQQYEALMATEGVQLTFTDDAIARIAEVAYKVNETTENIGARRLHTVLERLLESLSYDAGDKVTDGFEVTAQYVDEKLGELAEDEDLSRYIL; this is translated from the coding sequence ATGTCTGCAATGACACCCCGTGAGATCGTTCACGAGCTGAATAAACACATCGTGGGCCAGGACGAAGCCAAGCGGTCAGTGGCGATCGCCCTGAGAAACCGCTGGCGTCGGATGCAGCTCGATAGCAGCCTGCGCGATGAAATCACCCCGAAGAATATCCTGATGATCGGTCCGACCGGTGTTGGTAAAACCGAAATCGCCCGCCGGCTGGCGAAGTTGGCGGACGCCCCGTTCCTGAAGGTGGAAGCCACCAAGTTTACCGAGGTTGGTTACGTTGGCCGGGACGTGGAGTCTATTATTCGGGACCTGGCCGACATGGCGATCAAGATGCTGCGCGAGCAGGAAATGAAGCGCCATGACAACCGTGCCCTGGATGCCGCCGAAGATCGCATTCTCGACGCCCTACTGCCCCCGGCCCGGGATTTCAAAGAAGACAGCCAGCGTCCGGACGATTCGTCCACGCGTCAACTGTTCCGCAAGAAGCTGCGTGAAGGCGAGCTCGATGAAAAAGAAATTGAGATCGACCTGAGCAACAGCGGTGGTGGCGTCGAAATCATGGCGCCTCCGGGCATGGAAGAGATGACCAATCAGCTGCAGAGCATGTTCTCCAACCTGTCATCTGACAAGCGTAAGACCCGGAAAATGAAGGTCGCCGATGCGCTGAAGCGGGTGAAGGACGAGGAAGCGGCCAAACTGGTCAACGAAGAAGAGATCAAGCAGAAGGCCATTCAGGCGGTCGAGCAGAACGGCATTGTCTTTGTCGACGAGATCGACAAGGTGGCCAAGCGCTCGGAGAACACATCATCCGATGTCTCCCGTGAGGGCGTCCAGCGAGACCTGTTGCCCCTGATCGAAGGCAGCACGGTGAGCACCAAGTATGGCGCGATTCGCACCGACCACATCCTGTTCATTGCCTCTGGAGCCTTCCATCTGTCGAAGCCTTCCGACCTGATTCCTGAGCTTCAGGGCCGGCTGCCGATCCGGGTAGAGCTTCAGGCGCTTACGCCGGAGGATTTCAAACGCATCCTCACAGAGCCAGATGCATCGCTGGTGCAGCAGTACGAAGCCTTGATGGCAACCGAAGGTGTCCAACTGACCTTTACCGATGACGCCATTGCCCGCATTGCGGAAGTGGCCTACAAGGTGAACGAAACCACTGAAAATATCGGTGCGCGCAGACTGCACACGGTACTTGAGCGTTTGCTGGAAAGCCTGTCATACGACGCTGGCGACAAAGTCACCGACGGCTTCGAAGTGACCGCGCAGTATGTGGATGAAAAGCTTGGAGAATTGGCTGAGGACGAGGACCTGAGCCGGTACATCCTGTAA
- a CDS encoding primosomal protein N', with protein MSSIARIALNRPLRRLFDYRIPEGLSLAPGQRVQIPFGRQQATGLVVDTNVQPPDGITIKPVSAAAEDWPALPTETFRLLSWASDYYQHPLGECLFTALPTALRRGRPAKEKPVVWWIATGSPDTLPSNARKQRALLAWLAEQPDGVPEKEITRASYTRAQIKALEDKQLIEAFSQDTGHRTTTSPEIHQRTPQLSPAQQEAASQLAHPSDGFGASLLYGITGSGKTELYLHYLKINLEAEQQALVLVPEINLTPQTVARFRHYFGDRIVVWHSALNDGERLSTWLKIRNGEPVILIGTRSAVLLPFTKLKAIIVDEEHDSSYKQGEGFRYSARDMAVYRAHLNACPVILGSATPSLESYHNARQRKYQLIRLEERAGNALPPTINLLDIRSRPLEGGISQPALEAIRKTIDSGQQALVFVNRRGFAPVMMCFDCGHMVECPRCDTRLTYHRRDRAMRCHHCDYQAAATEHCPKCESDAFKPVGQGTERTEDILAATFPDTPVVRVDRDSTQRKGSIQKILDTVNTGKPCVLVGTQMLAKGHDFPGVTLVVVVNADGGLFSVDFRAPEQLLQTLLQVSGRAGRGKVPGKVLVQTCHSDHPLLQTLCKGRYLDMADQLLAERETGQFPPFRAMAIFRAEADTMGQSLQLLDSIKPMAQAPGIDVWGPLPALIARRADRHRSQLILNADNRKRLNVLLKDICNELDQRKLPGNVKWMIDVDPQETG; from the coding sequence GTGTCGTCTATCGCCCGAATCGCCCTGAACCGACCACTGAGACGACTGTTTGATTACCGTATTCCGGAGGGGCTGTCGCTGGCCCCGGGGCAAAGAGTGCAGATCCCATTCGGTCGGCAACAGGCCACCGGCTTGGTAGTCGACACCAACGTACAGCCCCCCGACGGCATCACGATCAAACCGGTGAGCGCGGCAGCCGAAGACTGGCCAGCACTGCCTACGGAAACGTTCAGGCTGCTAAGCTGGGCCAGCGACTATTACCAACACCCGCTGGGCGAATGCCTGTTCACGGCACTCCCAACAGCGCTGAGGCGAGGACGACCCGCCAAGGAAAAACCAGTAGTGTGGTGGATCGCAACCGGCTCACCCGACACGTTACCCTCCAACGCCCGCAAACAGAGGGCGCTGCTGGCATGGCTTGCGGAGCAACCTGACGGGGTTCCGGAAAAAGAGATCACCCGGGCAAGCTACACCCGCGCCCAGATCAAGGCACTAGAGGACAAGCAGTTAATAGAGGCGTTTAGTCAAGACACCGGGCACCGAACAACCACATCCCCGGAAATCCATCAGCGAACGCCTCAGCTTTCGCCCGCTCAGCAAGAGGCTGCCAGCCAACTAGCTCACCCCAGCGATGGGTTTGGCGCGTCTCTTTTATATGGCATTACCGGGAGCGGAAAAACCGAACTCTATCTTCATTATCTAAAGATCAACCTGGAAGCCGAGCAGCAGGCCCTGGTTTTGGTACCGGAAATCAATCTGACTCCACAGACAGTCGCCCGCTTCAGGCACTATTTCGGTGATCGCATTGTGGTCTGGCATTCGGCACTGAACGATGGCGAACGACTCTCCACCTGGCTGAAAATTCGAAACGGTGAGCCGGTCATCCTGATTGGCACCCGCTCAGCAGTGCTGCTGCCTTTTACCAAGCTGAAGGCCATCATTGTCGATGAAGAACACGACAGCTCCTATAAACAGGGAGAAGGATTCCGCTACTCCGCCAGAGACATGGCGGTGTACCGGGCACACCTGAACGCCTGCCCGGTCATCCTTGGCTCAGCAACCCCCTCTCTGGAGTCGTATCACAATGCCCGACAGCGAAAATACCAGCTGATTCGCCTGGAGGAACGCGCTGGCAATGCCCTGCCCCCAACCATCAACCTGCTGGACATTCGTTCCCGACCCCTGGAAGGAGGTATATCCCAGCCGGCGCTTGAGGCCATCAGGAAAACCATTGATAGCGGCCAGCAAGCCTTGGTGTTTGTGAATCGTCGAGGGTTCGCTCCGGTTATGATGTGTTTTGATTGCGGCCACATGGTCGAGTGTCCCCGATGCGACACCCGCTTGACCTATCATCGCCGCGATCGCGCCATGCGCTGCCACCACTGCGATTATCAGGCAGCCGCCACGGAGCACTGCCCCAAATGCGAGAGCGATGCTTTCAAACCGGTCGGCCAGGGTACCGAGAGGACCGAAGACATTCTTGCCGCCACCTTCCCCGACACCCCCGTCGTGCGGGTTGACCGGGACAGCACGCAGCGCAAGGGCAGCATCCAGAAGATCCTCGACACCGTGAATACCGGCAAGCCGTGCGTATTGGTCGGCACACAGATGCTGGCCAAGGGCCATGACTTTCCGGGCGTCACTCTGGTCGTCGTAGTGAACGCCGACGGCGGCCTGTTCAGCGTCGACTTCCGGGCCCCGGAACAACTGCTCCAGACCCTACTACAAGTGAGCGGCCGGGCGGGACGAGGCAAGGTCCCAGGCAAGGTACTGGTTCAAACCTGCCACAGCGACCACCCTCTGCTGCAAACCCTCTGCAAGGGCCGATATCTGGACATGGCCGACCAACTGCTTGCCGAGCGCGAAACCGGTCAATTCCCTCCGTTCCGGGCAATGGCCATTTTCCGGGCTGAAGCCGACACCATGGGGCAGAGCCTGCAACTACTGGACTCGATTAAGCCAATGGCTCAGGCACCCGGCATCGACGTCTGGGGCCCGCTTCCAGCACTGATCGCCCGCCGCGCCGACCGACACCGCTCTCAGCTCATTCTGAACGCTGATAATAGAAAGCGACTGAACGTCCTGCTGAAGGACATCTGCAATGAACTGGACCAACGCAAACTCCCGGGCAATGTGAAGTGGATGATTGATGTTGATCCGCAGGAAACTGGCTAA
- a CDS encoding SPOR domain-containing protein produces the protein MARDYARKNRSTAASATPRKKAAKPAPKRSSRPKPTAPARSQHGGLSVKWIFSLAAVGGFIGFIVYLNSLPTGGPQPSTEAPATETTEAQRPAETAKTKEKEKKPGFRFYEMLPESEVVPPKVEEYTPGPAKQDFNYLVQSGSFRQKGDAERQRAQIAFQGLRASVQRIDLDSGSVWYRVNVGPFTSRSQMNSAIDKLVSINIQPLIRKIPKEG, from the coding sequence ATGGCCCGAGATTACGCGCGAAAGAACCGGTCAACTGCTGCTTCAGCAACGCCGCGAAAAAAGGCGGCAAAGCCTGCGCCGAAACGAAGCAGCCGGCCAAAGCCGACCGCACCTGCACGCTCGCAGCACGGCGGACTTTCGGTTAAGTGGATTTTCTCCCTGGCCGCGGTAGGCGGGTTCATCGGCTTTATCGTGTATCTCAATTCCCTGCCTACAGGCGGGCCGCAACCATCGACAGAGGCGCCGGCAACGGAAACCACCGAGGCCCAGCGCCCTGCCGAAACCGCAAAGACAAAAGAGAAGGAAAAGAAGCCCGGCTTCCGCTTCTATGAAATGCTGCCGGAATCGGAGGTGGTGCCACCCAAGGTGGAGGAATACACCCCCGGCCCGGCGAAGCAGGATTTCAACTACCTGGTGCAGTCCGGCTCCTTCCGCCAAAAAGGCGACGCCGAACGCCAGCGCGCCCAGATTGCCTTCCAGGGCCTGCGTGCCAGCGTGCAGCGTATAGATCTGGATAGTGGCTCAGTTTGGTATCGGGTCAACGTAGGCCCGTTTACCTCACGCAGCCAGATGAACTCGGCGATCGACAAGCTGGTCTCCATCAACATCCAGCCCCTGATCCGGAAAATTCCCAAAGAAGGCTGA
- the hslV gene encoding ATP-dependent protease subunit HslV has product MTTILSVRRDDEVAMGGDGQVSLGNTVMKGNARKVRRLYNGKVVAGFAGGTADAFTLFERFEAQLEKHQGNLTRAAVELAKDWRTDRALRKLEALLAVADKTASLIITGNGDVIEPEQGLIAIGSGGPFAQASARALLENTDLSAHEVVEKGLDIAADICIYTNHNRTLEVLSTND; this is encoded by the coding sequence ATGACTACGATACTTTCGGTTCGGCGCGATGACGAAGTCGCCATGGGTGGCGACGGCCAGGTTTCGCTGGGCAACACCGTGATGAAAGGCAACGCTCGCAAGGTTCGCCGGCTTTATAACGGTAAGGTAGTTGCCGGATTCGCCGGCGGTACCGCCGATGCATTCACCCTGTTTGAGCGTTTTGAGGCCCAACTGGAAAAGCACCAGGGCAACCTGACCCGGGCAGCCGTGGAACTGGCGAAAGATTGGCGAACGGACCGTGCCCTGCGCAAGCTGGAAGCCCTGCTTGCGGTGGCGGACAAGACCGCATCGTTGATCATTACCGGCAATGGTGATGTGATCGAGCCAGAGCAAGGCTTGATTGCCATTGGTTCCGGCGGTCCATTCGCCCAGGCGTCAGCTCGGGCACTGCTTGAAAACACTGACCTGTCGGCGCACGAAGTGGTCGAGAAGGGCCTGGATATCGCCGCTGACATCTGCATTTACACGAATCACAATCGCACCCTCGAAGTGCTGTCCACCAACGACTGA